From Sporosarcina sp. Marseille-Q4943, the proteins below share one genomic window:
- a CDS encoding DUF5673 domain-containing protein: protein MKILTNILFLLLLGYLCFRFIRLIIKLKRPAVFPITEEDLKAIRRQPQKAVNLPVISEQKSGFFVMGVTLLGLLLLAVFKLQDSTIQTPYLIIPLVALINFNQSWNLFAIVEDGVLCGGRFVPWKRIQSYQFEQIDTNHRFYGYSPEVNSGYELKISTRFFEVGCIVTSEERKEKLTKILDARLS from the coding sequence ATGAAAATATTAACGAATATTTTATTTTTGTTACTACTAGGCTATCTCTGTTTCCGGTTCATTCGGTTAATCATTAAACTGAAAAGACCTGCTGTTTTCCCCATCACGGAGGAAGACTTGAAAGCGATCCGAAGACAGCCGCAAAAAGCAGTCAATTTGCCTGTCATCTCCGAACAAAAATCCGGTTTTTTTGTGATGGGTGTTACCCTTCTCGGTTTACTTCTCTTAGCTGTATTTAAATTGCAAGACAGTACTATTCAAACTCCTTACTTAATCATCCCTCTCGTTGCTCTCATTAATTTTAATCAATCTTGGAATCTGTTTGCGATTGTGGAAGACGGGGTGTTGTGCGGAGGGCGATTTGTACCTTGGAAAAGGATTCAATCGTATCAGTTCGAACAAATTGATACGAACCACCGCTTTTACGGGTATTCCCCTGAAGTGAATAGTGGGTATGAATTAAAGATTTCGACGAGGTTTTTTGAAGTCGGCTGTATTGTTACGTCGGAGGAGCGTAAAGAGAAGTTAACCAAGATACTGGATGCTCGTTTATCGTGA